A part of Chanodichthys erythropterus isolate Z2021 chromosome 4, ASM2448905v1, whole genome shotgun sequence genomic DNA contains:
- the ppp2r5cb gene encoding protein phosphatase 2, regulatory subunit B', gamma b isoform X3 yields the protein MLTCSKDEARMVLDAPSANGPFQPVALMHFRDVPPAEQEKLFVQKLRQCCVLFDFVSDPLSDLKWKEVKRAALSEMVEYITHNRNVITEPIYPEVVHMFAINMFRTLPPSSNPTGAEFDPEEDEPTLEAAWPHLQLVYEFFLRFLESPDFQPNIAKKYIDQKFVLQLLELFDSEDPRERDFLKTTLHRIYGKFLGLRAYIRKQINNIFYRFIYETEHHNGIAELLEILGSIINGFALPLKEEHKIFLLKVLLPLHKVKSLSVYHPQLAYCVVQFLEKDSTLTEPVVMALLKYWPKTHSPKEVMFLNELEEILDVIEPSEFVKVMEPLFRQLAKCVSSPHFQVAERALYYWNNEYIMSLISDNAARILPIMFPSLYRNSKTHWNKTIHGLIYNALKLFMEMNQKLFDDCTQQFRAEKNKEKAKWKEREEAWIKIENLAKSNPQFLMYIDSSSLSSPMDMETDGPTIDDVMMLKKTVEEEATQLHRDQRKERPLMRRKSELPQDTSMMKALETHRRAEDMIGTQDSH from the exons ATGTTGACATGCTCTAAAGACGAGGCCAGGATGGTTCTGGATGCTCCGAGCGCGAACGGGCCCTTTCAGCCGGTGGCCCTCATGCACTTTAGAG ATGTTCCTCCCGCCGAGCAGGAGAAGTTGTTCGTGCAGAAGCTGCGTCAGTGCTGTGTGCTCTTCGACTTCGTATCCGACCCCCTGAGCGACCTGAAATGGAAGGAGGTGAAGCGGGCGGCGCTCAGCGAGATGGTGGAGTACATCACGCACAACAGGAACGTCATCACCGAGCCCATCTATCCTGAGGTGGTTCACATG TTTGCAATCAACATGTTTCGGACGTTACCACCATCATCCAACCCAACCGGCGCAGAGTTCGACCCAGAGGAGGATGAACCCACGTTAGAGGCGGCCTGGCCACACCTGCAG CTCGTCTATGAATTTTTCCTGCGGTTTTTAGAGTCACCAGACTTTCAACCCAACATAGCCAAGAAATACATCGACCAGAAGTTTGTGTTGCAG CTCCTGGAGCTGTTTGATAGTGAAGACCCTCGAGAGCGTGACTTTCTGAAGACGACTCTCCATCGCATCTACGGAAAGTTCCTGGGTCTCAGAGCTTACATCAGGAAACAGATTAATAACATTTTCTATAG GTTCATCTATGAAACCGAGCATCATAACGGAATAGCCGAACTACTGGAAATATTAGGAAG CATAATCAACGGTTTTGCCTTACCGCTGAAAGAAGAGCACAAAATCTTCCTTTTAAAAGTTTTGTTACCTTTGCATAAAGTGAAGTCACTCAGTGTTTATCACCCACAG CTGGCTTACTGTGTGGTGCAGTTTCTAGAGAAGGACAGCACACTTACTGAGCCG GTGGTGATGGCTCTTCTGAAGTACTGGCCAAAGACTCACAGTCCAAAGGAAGTGATGTTTCTGAACGAGCTGGAAGAGATTCTGGACGTCATCGAGCCCTCAGAGTTTGTCAAAGTGATGGAGCCGCTCTTCAGACAGCTGGCCAAATGCGTCTCCAGTCCACATTTCCAG GTTGCAGAGCGAGCTCTCTACTACTGGAACAACGAGTACATCATGAGTTTAATCAGTGACAACGCTGCGCGGATCCTGCCCATCATGTTCCCGTCGCTGTACCGAAACTCCAAAACCCACTGGAATAA GACGATCCACGGGCTGATctataacgctctgaagctgtTCATGGAGATGAACCAGAAGCTGTTTGACGACTGTACGCAGCAGTTCAGAGCAGAGAAGAACAA AGAAAAGGCGAAGTGGAAAGAGCGTGAGGAGGCGTGGATAAAGATCGAGAACCTCGCCAAATCAAACCCACAG TTTCTCATGTACATCGACTCCTCCAGCCTCAGCAGTCCGATGGATATGGAGACGGACGGGCCGACAATTGATGATGTCATGATGCTAAAGAAGACCGTAGAAGAAGAAGCCACTCAG CTCCACAGAGACCAGCGTAAGGAACGGCCCCTGATGCGCCGCAAGTCCGAGCTTCCTCAGGACACGTCCATGATGAAGGCCCTGGAGACGCACCGGCGCGCGGAGGACATGATCGGCACCCAGGACAGCCACTAG